A single region of the Palaemon carinicauda isolate YSFRI2023 chromosome 17, ASM3689809v2, whole genome shotgun sequence genome encodes:
- the LOC137656859 gene encoding integrin alpha-PS3-like, translating into MLTTTLRGTTSLWRLLMTVIVGVGVGPASSFNLEPRTAQIFSDPTLGESYWGRESYFGFSVALQRNGLDNSAWLVVGAPRANSSIYIPTRITEPGAIFKCDLSNDQAPCTELKIDQTGNTYIQNQNYEFIYHDLKNEGWLGAALDTQPTFKEGRQATGVCAPRWINQAYFGHGSYQMNGVCYWLNASLSDAPAHKKLPLIQYSKQTFYLDGRAIFYHAHGQAGLSLHFPDDQTEMIVGAPGIFNWQGSVIRFKDAASPVHGEMAFRRRRQALPSIPSEIQMFSSQNVPNPYYTPAIQDFDLNGYAVTSGRFFKESELLYASGAPRGAYTLGKVYIFSFPVQETQPFNIRAEWQGTQVGENFGSSLVAMDVNGDGLSDLVVGSPMFSKPDIPDMGRIQVFLSTKMGSMVQSSSYYGSSLPSARFGTTLASPGDLNFDGYADVAVGAPWENDGKGAVYIYMGSEIGLRQVYAQRLSPDDFPSVPNLSGFGMGISRGIDVDNNEYPDLAIGSFLSGHSVVLKSRTVASLRGHVTANPQTLLLEDTYLNLETCISYDGHRVPGQIGIHGNVSLDYGHVSPRATFSDTGLTFRSFDVMGTIGKTKCLPFTVDIASNKIDPRRPILVRLEYVIPETADQLMTQPKTDPGQPKITTLPISIVTECEGDGDKTCEVDMFVEAYFVSYGENDKLTIGGDNMPVLEIVVNNLGESVFLPNVTVEVPEPFALYLPSSHNCDFTIKDSRTALVCQLANPIKRNRQDWLRVTIDASQVTDAASELKVDVAVSGEGVELQPSDNSAIPGLQLLANAQLKLHGYSREEQLHYKRIDEDKINTTLSSSTFTHHYTLVKSGPTPLGQVELVIDIPVNFTEEGQFITLYAPETNFLGQPFICNIEGTTLAASGTENGNNGNIIPTFITGDMVIPLETKVHTTVLQARTFPEDINGDESKLHEVQTFRCPTEQISCARLRCLINSWPGGSHSAELSIRMDVNFTILASHISARGGAIVGSTASASVLSLNPDLTFVGNKVTSTIADTHFLPDSLPGRGVAWWIILLAVLGGLLLLTLLAYLLYKLGFFKRKEQEEMKAQKAHVECNANY; encoded by the exons ATGTTAACAACCACACTACGAGGCACAACATCCCTATGGAGGCTGTTAATGACTGTGATAGTCGGGGTGGGGGTGGGCCCGGCTTCTAGCTTCAACCTGGAGCCCAGGACGGCTCAGATATTCTCCGACCCGACGCTCGGCGAGTCCTACTGGGGCCGCGAGTCCTACTTCGGATTCTCCGTCGCCCTGCAGCGCAATGGCTTAGATAATTCTGCCTG GTTGGTTGTAGGGGCACCAAGAGCTAACTCGAGCATCTACATCCCAACGAGGATAACCGAGCCTGGTGCCATCTTCAAATGTGACCTTAGCAACGACCAAGCACCTTGTACAGAGCTCAAAATTGACCAGACGG GTAACACCTACATCCAGAACCAAAACTACGAGTTTATTTATCATGATCTGAAGAATGAAGGATGGCTTGGAGCTGCTCTTGACACCCAGCCCACATTTAAGGAAGGACGTCAGGCCACAGGA GTATGTGCCCCGCGTTGGATCAATCAAGCCTACTTTGGCCATGGATCCTACCAGATGAACGGAGTCTGTTACTGGCTGAACGCTTCACTCTCAGATGCTCCAGCGCACAAGAAGTTACCTTTAATTCAATATT CTAAACAGACATTTTATCTTGATGGACGCGCAATCTTCTACCATGCCCACGGCCAAGCCGGTCTTTCCCTCCACTTCCCCGATGACCAAACGGAAATGATCGTGGGAGCTCCTGGTATCTTCAATTGGCAGG GTTCAGTCATTCGATTCAAAGATGCTGCGTCTCCAGTCCACGGTGAAATGGCTTTCCGTCGTCGTCGGCAGGCGCTACCTTCCATCCCGTCAGAGATTCAGATGTTCTCTAGTCAGAACGTACCTAATCCGTATTACACACCCGCTATCCAGGATTTCGACCTTAATGGTTATGCAGTTACATCTGGAAGATTCTTCAAGGAGAGTGAACTGTTATATGCCAGTGGAGCTCCACGTGGAGCATATACTTTAGGCAAG GTGTACATATTTTCCTTTCCTGTCCAAGAGACCCAGCCTTTCAACATCCGAGCTGAATGGCAAGGAACGCAGGTTGGGGAAAACTTTGGTTCTTCTCTCGTCGCTATGGATGTTAATGGAGATGGTCTCAGTGATTTAGTTGTAGGTTCCCCAATGTTCTCAAAGCCAGACATTCCAGATATGGGAAGGATACAGGTCTTCCTAAGTACAAAG ATGGGTAGCATGGTGCAGTCAAGCAGTTACTATGGTTCCAGTTTACCTTCAGCAAGATTTGGCACTACTCTTGCCTCTCCTGGAGACTTGAATTTTGATGGTTACGCAG ATGTGGCCGTTGGAGCCCCATGGGAAAATGATGGTAAAGGAGCCGTTTACATCTACATGGGATCTGAAATAGGCCTACGGCAAGTATATGCTCAGCGTCTCTCTCCAGATGATTTTCCCTCGGTGCCTAATTTAAGTGGTTTTGGTATGGGAATCTCCAGAGGCATAGATGTAGACAACAATGAATACCCAG ATTTAGCTATCGGTAGCTTCTTGTCTGGCCATTCCGTCGTCCTGAAGTCTCGCACTGTGGCTTCCCTCAGAGGTCATGTAACAGCTAATCCTCAAACCCTTTTGCTAGAGGACACGTACCTGAACTTAGAAACTTGTATCAGTTACGATGGGCATCGAGTTCCTGGACAGATAG GCATCCATGGAAATGTATCATTAGATTATGGACATGTATCTCCAAGAGCTACATTCTCAGACACTGGCCTCACATTTAGAAGCTTTGACGTTATGGGCACCATAGGCAAAACAAAGTGTCTCCCTTTCACCGTTGATATTGCG AGCAACAAAATTGACCCTCGACGACCAATACTGGTGAGACTCGAGTATGTAATTCCTGAAACAGCTGACCAGTTAATGA CCCAGCCAAAGACTGACCCTGGTCAGCCTAAGATTACAACGCTCCCCATCAGTATTGTGACAGAGTGTGAGGGTGATGGAGATAAGACATGCGAGGTTGACATGTTTGTCGAGGCCTACTTTGTGAGCTATGG GGAAAATGACAAACTCACAATAGGTGGTGACAACATGCCCGTGTTGGAAATCGTCGTCAACAATTTAGGCGAGTCTGTCTTCCTTCCAAACGTGACGGTAGAGGTTCCGGAACCATTTGCCCTGTACTTGCCCTCTTCGCATAACTGTGATTTTACCATTAAGGACAGCAGGACAGCATTAGTGTGTCAGTTAGCGAATCCTATTAAAAGGAACAGACAG GACTGGTTACGGGTTACCATTGATGCTAGTCAAGTGACTGATGCTGCAAGTGAACTGAAGGTTGACGTGGCTGTCTCAGGGGAAGGTGTAGAATTGCAACCGTCTGATAATTCTGCTATTCCTGGGTTACAGCTACTAGCCAATGCTCAACTGAAGTTGCATGG GTACTCGAGGGAAGAACAATTACACTACAAAAGAATAGATGAAGATAAAATCAATACAACTTTATCTTCATCAACATTTACCCACCACTATACG TTAGTGAAGTCTGGACCGACCCCGTTAGGTCAGGTGGAACTTGTCATCGATATACCAGTCAACTTTACAGAAGAAGGGCAATTCATCACCTTATATGCCCCAGAG ACAAACTTCCTTGGTCAGCCTTTCATATGCAACATTGAAGGCACAACACTGGCAGCTTCAGGTACTGAAAATGGGAATAATGGCAATATAATTCCAACATTCATCACGGGGGATATGGTTATTCCCTTAGAAACAAAAGTTCACACAACTGTATTACAAGCCAG GACCTTCCCAGAAGACATAAACGGCGATGAGTCAAAGTTACATGAAGTACAAACATTTAGGTGCCCCACTGAACAAATTTCATGTGCCAGGCTAAGGTGCTTAATTAACTCATGGCCAGGAGGAAGTCACAGTGCTGAATTGTCGATAAGGATGGATGTGAATTTTACCATTTTAG CGAGCCATATCTCAGCTAGAGGAGGTGCAATTGTTGGTAGCACAGCTTCTGCATCAGTACTTTCTCTTAATCCAGATTTAACCTTTGTTGGGAACAA